The DNA region gTGGTGCTcttaagtcctcaagtgtggccctttgaatccaaacttcacagaacaaatccccttaataaaaggatttatccTGTAAAACTTCGACTCAGTCAAAAGGATTttgtctgtaaaacttggattcagtcaaaagaccacacctgaggacctagaaggccaccagGTTCCCTACCCATGGCCTGAGCCCTGCCTTAATGTAGGAAGTGTTTGCTCTTGAGTCACTGTCCAACCTGTTGCTCCTTACTCATCCTCCCAGATGATCCCTAGTCCTGTCAGAGGACCTCTTCTTACAGTGGAGACCAGACCTTTCTACTTGACcatggcctggcctggcctggcctagTCCCTTTCTTTAAGGTagaactttctttttgctttggattggtatccccagtacttagcacagtgactggtacatagtaaatgcttaatactgAATAAATGCTACCTCCAAGGGTTATGCGAATCAattgagatagtatttgtaaagtatttggtGTATagtgcatagtagatgcttaataaatccttccttccttccactcttcttccctcccccagccttcctccctttcctttcctccttccttagaTTTTGCTTCTTGGTGATTGAGGTCCCCCAATGAAGCAGACTCCTATGGCCAAGGGAATAAAACTTAAGAGcaagaagaaaccttagaattcatctaatctaactcccttTTTTAATAGAGGTAGAAACTGGGGCTTGGCATGGTAAAATGACTTAACCAAAGTCATACAGTGAGGTctaagattcaaattcagatcctttgacttcagatctcatagtccctccccacccccaattcccaCATCAAATACACAGACTAGGACATTTGGTGATATTCTCTCCTGCTTGGGGgtggatggggaaggaaagagacaaggTAAATGCAGGGGCCTGTAGGATGCTGGAGCTAGAAACGGAGTAGGCTTTGGGAGCTAATAGTGGTTTTTGTAGATTTTTATTGTGCTccagtgaaatttaaaaaagaaagtgctcACTTAACAAATGCCTTCAGGAATGCCAGTCAACGCAAAAATGCAAAACCGAGTGTGCCCGCTTGGCCTTTTGGCATGCAGTTTGTGCTCACTGCGCTGGGGGTTGGGAAGGGAAAAGTCCGAGACAAGTTTGCTTGGGGGGTCAGGGCTGTCAGGATGGGACAAGGAGGGGGAGTCCTCAGGACAAGGGAGACGTACAGCAATTTCATTTCCACTCAGTAGTTTGGATTTCTTGAGGCTTTTCTGTTGGGGGTATTGTCCAGCCTTGTTCTATTTGGTATATTTGAGGTTTCACCTCCACCCCTAGGAAGAGACCTCCTTACTCCTACACTGACCTCCGAGGGAATGGGGCCTTAGCCCTGAGCTAGAGGCAGGGTGGAAAGCAGACTCAAGAATGCAGCAGGCTCAGGGTGAGGTTTTTTGCAGGGGATCtaaggggcaggggaaggaggagagagcctccttatttctccctctgtctcccccttCTCCTGGCTCCCACAGCCCACTCCCCCAACCCTAATGTCCCCCAGACTATGCACCCTGGCTGGAAGGATACACCCTTGAGGCATGGTGGTAAGGCAGGTTGGGCCTGGCCATTCTTCAGGCCCCTAGAGCAGCTGCTGACTCCCCCCCTGGGGTTCTGGGTTGGCCCCTACGCAGAGTTGTAGTAGTTGTGTGAGTGATGATTGTGAGTGGGCTCATCACCCAACTCCGGGTACTCAGGGGTCAGGCAATACTTGGGATCATACACCTGGCGAGGCAGGCCGTACACCGTCATGCCACTCTGGGATGCCCCCTTGTTGCTGCCCATCTGCAGGCTAACGTTGAGTGTGTCACAGTGCTCCATGCCCAGAGTTGGCTCAAAGATCTGCCGCTTGGTCCCAGGGGCTGTCATGCCTGCCTGCAGTGGGAAGCAGCAGAATGGCAGTTCTAACCTGGCCCAGATGTGCAGGGCAAGGGATGGGAGCATCATGTACTCTCCAGGGTGCTCAGAGCCCTTGCCTGCCAGTGGAGGGGGGCAGTCAAAGGCAGTAGGTTTCAGGTGGGGCCTTGCATTCCCCCACCTCCCAATTGCCTTTGTGCATTACCCATGCGGCTTACCTGGCTGGCACCTTTGTTGGTGCCCATCTGCAGACTAATTGTAGCCTGGTCCAAGGGCTGATCAGTGCCCAGTTTGGGGTCATAGAGGTGGCGGCGGGTACCATATGCTGTCATTCCTTGCTGGCTGGCAAACTTGTTCGTGCCCATCTAGGGAGACACCCATCCAGGAGCCTTAGGACAGCAGGAACTGGCCTGGGCATCCTCCCAAGGTACTAACCTTAAGACAGCAGTAGTCTGGTCTGGACGTGAGCCAGACAACCAGCCTAGCAAAGTCAGCAAGGAATCAGGGGACAAATGCAAACCCTCCCCTAGGTCTTGGGATCAACTCCCCCACATTGTCTTGGAGCCCATGGCTACCAGCAGCCCTACCCACCTGCAGGCCTATAATGTTCCGCCCTTCTTTCAGCTTTTCTGGCTGAAACTTTCTTTCCTGCTTCTCTGCATATTTCACTCCCATATTCACCTTGTTCCCTTTTGTCTTGGCCTGTAGAGATCAAGGCATTGGGGACTGAGCCCCTGGTCACTGCTTCCCCCTACCCCTAATAGAAAGCCCCGCTCCATTCCTACTCACCACGCTGGCCAGGGCAATGAGAGTGGACTGCACCTGTGTGTGGTTTGTATTCTCAAACAAATCATTGGCCTCGAAGATGTCATGAGGCTTCACTCCGTATTTGGTGATGGCTTTGATGAAGTTCCCGATATTTTCCAACTTAGAAAGATCAGAGAACAGAGAGatcagagatgagaaagggagaCAAGTAGACTGCTAGGGACTGGAAGAGAAGGTAGTTCTGGGTTGTACCTGGTGCCAGTTCTGGGTGGACTCATTCACCTTCCTTACTGAGCCGGGCTGCAGTTTATTGATAAACCTAAAAAGGAACAAAGGCTGACTTGGTAACCGAGGGCTGTTACAAACTTCAGAGGCTGTCTCTTCCCACCTTGAGCAGGATGCCCTCTCTACCACAAGGAGTCATTCTGTTTCGCCTCAAATCCAGGGGTTGGGAGCCAATTATTGAAACCCCTCTTGGCTtcctatttcacttttggacagctctaattattaaaaagtttttactcAGTGTGAGCGGAAAATTGTCTCCCTTCAACTTCCTTCTACTCACTTCTTCTAGTTTGGCCTTCTGTGAGCAAACAGAAATCATCACTCAATAACCCTTGGAACACTAAATGGAGCTTTCATATGCCACTCCACTTCCAATCACCTCCCAGTGTCaaatagctaataagtggcagagtcaggatttgatcccaggtcctgGAATGGAGTTTCTTACTCAAAGTTGGACtttgtggaggggggggggggatctgACATTCCAAACTAAGGGTCTGCATCATAGAATCCCAGCCAGTCTCCCCATTCTTACTCGCAGAGGATAATTCCATCCTTGAGACCATCCATAAAGTTGGGACCTATGCGTCTTCCAGTAACCTCCTCAATCCATGCCCGAAGCTCCTGCTCCCGTCGGGGATCATACTTCTGGGCCAGCTGCGTGGTGGGAGAGAATGATGAGTGGACTTCTACCCCCTATAATTCCTACGGCCAACAGTGTAAGGAGGTACTGGGAGAGGGGAGACTAATTGGGTTATGATTGGGATTGGGTTGGGCAAAATTGGTAATCAAAAGTGTACACTGGGAGGCAAGACATCTGGGTCCCATCCTGAGCTGTATCAAGGGCAAGAAGTGCCTAGAATGAAGTGTACTCATTGTGAAAAGGACTCCCCGCCCACCCCGTCCCCTCCCAAAGACTGAAGAGGCCAGTTTactttccccatctcttcccaaCTAAGGCAATGCTGTCCCTGGGCCCAGGGGCGGGAGGAGGCATTAGGCCAGGGCCATGCTCAGCACCTGCCCAGGGGGCCCATTCCAGGAATACCAGAGGTTTGGCATAGGGAAATAGGGGAGGATTGGGCAGAGATGTAAGGAGAGCctcaggggaggggagaaagttaTCCTTTCAACCCCCTTCACCAAATTTGAGTGTCACTATTCCTTGGttcttcccttctcatcccctcTTGAGCATGGGTCTAGACAGAGGACCTAATGCAGAAGGCTCAGGCACAGAAGCATCATTTGAGGTCAGGTCAACCACTGGGTTTCACTATGCATGTCCTAATTCTGCAGCCTTCCCATTCCTCTCTCCCCGTCTCTCCCTTAGGGTTCTCTCTGTGCGTgtagtgtgcgtgtgtgtgtgtgtgtgtgtgtgtgtgagagagagagagagagagagagagagagagagagatagagacagagtgtGTAGACACGGGATGAGGTGGCATCGTGACCCCACTAGACTAAACAAGTCCTCTGGCTATCTCAACACCCGCTTTGGCCACTAACCTCACAGGTCCTTCCCCAAGCCTTCAGGAACTGGATAGGGGGAAAGTGGGTTGGGACTAGAAAGCCTGCCCAGAGCACTGCCACCTTAGTCTCCAACATGCCAGCAGGGGGTGCCCAGTGCCTGATCTGCCCCAGGCAGGGCAGTGGGGTAAGGAGGAGTGGGGAAGAAGGATTGGGCCGGATTCCCACATGAGGGGAGGGGCCTAGTTCTCCATTCTTCCTACTCACCTGGCCTGAGGAGCATCCGTTGCCAGCCTGTACAATGGCCCCTCCCTTTGGTCCCCCggcccccacctcccctccagcTCCAGTTTGCTTTATAAAGCAAACCAGCCCTTATATAGAGCTCGGGCCTCCCTGCCCAGCTTCCCCCAAAGCAGCCTTATATGGAGAGGCTGCTCTGCCGGGTGCTCCAGGGAGAGAGGGGGTAGTCTGGAGCTGGGTCCCAGTGGGGGATGGGCAGCCTaagctctcccctctcccttccccctccctgctccttttatatggggaaaaaaaagaagggggaaagaccCCTCATTCCCTGGGGAATCTCTGTTTTCTTGGCTGGGAAGTGAGGAAGGTTGGACAAgataatttctaaagtcctttcctgccggtctgggattttaaaattctCCCTCACAGCTAGGACATCAGACCCACCATCCAAGACCAaccactcctccccccatccaAGTTTCTTTCTCCAAAGGACTGAACTTTTCCATCAGAAAAGGATTCAGGGGCCATCAGGAAGTGTGCTACTCTGTGAGGTTATTTGAGACCTAGAAAGAAAGGTTCCTGGGGGATTTGGGGGATAAGTAGGAGTCTGCAATGATCAGAAGTCAGTCTGAACTTCCTACATCTCCCATGCTCTCTTTTGGGAGGATAGAAGGAGGGGGGGGGGTGCGGCGTGTGGTGGCAGTGGAGATGCTTCCTGCTGATCAGCATTATCAACAGGTTGGCCTTTCTGGGTATTCCCAGACACCTGTCACCAAAGGCATAGCCAGTCTGCTCTCCTGGGAGTCCAGAATAGGGGAAGCTCAAACAGGTGACAAGATGATCTACCTCCTTGGAAGCTTTCTAACCCAGAGCTCTAGGAGGGTTTGTGATAACAGTTCAGAACAAGTACCCAAATAGTCCCAGTGTCTCCTAGTATCTTCCTGCCTTTTCACTGCCACTCAGAGCCTCTGAGATTCAGCTTTGTTCCCAATGTTAGGGTCCAGGGGTCTAGGACTTAGTGTTTGTCTGATGAGGGATAGCGGAAGAGTTAAAATTTCTCAAAGTTACTGGTCAATGCATCTCTCTGCAAGTGGCCTTGGGGCTGAGGGATGCCCCTGGGATGCTGGGGAAAAGGATCCTGCCTATCCTGGACCATCAGTCTCCCTACTTCACCCTCCATACTCTTAAGATTTACCATATATAAGCGGAAGGGTGCAAATAACTGAACTACAGGGTGCAAAGTAGCGAGCAAAATCCTGTCCTCATGGGGTTAGGGCTTCCAGGGAAGAGATATTCCCAAGAGGAGTGTTATGAGAATAGTGTTTGAGCAAATCCTAACTCCCTCAAAAGGCCTACTCAACTGAGGCCCTCTCTTCCTTGGAGAGCAGGACCCACCCCACCAGATAGATCCCTATAGACATCTCCTGGGCTTCCTGTTCCTCCGGCCCCCCATTTCTCCTCACTGGCAGGGTTGGGAGCAGAAGCTTGAGAAACTAGTGAATGGAGCGGGTAGTTCATCCAGGTGTGGGGTAGAAAGATTGAGGGCTAGAGCTGGACAAGAACGACCCTTATTTGGTCTTTAGGGCAATGGCCCTCGTTCCCTGGGCTAGGCCTGGCTCCCTGGATTAGtcccctcaattccctcaccTCCAGGTGCCCAGAACCAGAGAGAGTGATGGGGCTGGGGAGTacggaaggaggaggaagaaactcAGAGCCTGAAAGGTGGGGGGCAGCCGTGGGATGGGAATCCCACCCTGGGTAGACTGAGGGAGATGACGGAGTTCAGGTGGTTACCTTGTTCTTGACCTCAGCTGATAGTCCATAAGCGGGGCCCCGGTTGAAGTGAGCGGTAGACATGGTGGTGTTGTCGCTGCCCGTGGAGGGGAGCCTGGCCTGGGTTTCTCCTGATGTgcgcctgctgctgctgctggtgaaGTGGCCTCAAATTTTCCCTGCAACTTTTTGAAAGCTCGAGCTCTGGACTTCCCCATATGAGCCCTGGCAGGTCGTTTCATTGGGCCAGAGGGCCCACCAATGGCTGAGAAGCAAtaccccccctccccttcccccacgtcagccagccccctcctccccctctccccccacccccgtgaTGTCAGGCCCCTGGTATTGGGAGCCGATGCTGTCATTGTTTCCaccttggtggggggagggatgttggaggggaggggggcactGCTATAGTCATTCTTAGCCcagaaaggggggtgggggaatgtgGAAGAATAACCAGCTGAGAATTCCTGGGGAGGACCTATCCAGCTGAGACAGGGAATAGGGCCGGGGACAGGGACAGTCTGAGACAACAGTCACCATCCCCCACCATCTGCTGGGTCAACCCCAGCAGTATTGCCCGAGTCTGGCAGTCTGTGCTGGGTTTCGGTCTGTGTCTATTTGTCTCTCCCTGTGACTGTTCCAGAGATGCAGATCACTTCAtagtgagagacagagatggactcAGAGATAAACACTATCGAAGACTGTCTCTGGGTCAGTTTAATCCTacccacatttattaagcacgtagaATTCAACACCTTTCCCGACTTCTAGGAGCTTTGTCTTTGTCACTGAGTTTATATCTCTTTCTATCGCTGTTTTCTCTACTTCTCCTtctgattctctctctttctgtccctttcctcctcttattCAACCTCCATCCTTTGGGGTTAGGGGACTAAGATCTTCCTTTGGCTGGCCCCCATCATTGCCCTCAATTCCTGGGCACCTGTGGATCATCATTTCAGAAAGGGTAAGTGGGTGGAACGAGGGAGTAATGGGCCCAAGCCAAAACCCAGGCTTTTTAAGGCCAATTTGGCTTCTGAGTCTTGGGTCCCCCTGCAGGCTTCCTGGAAGCTTTCAGCACCCTGGGAGATGGGATGAGGAGGGGACTTTCTATGGTTCCCCCCGTGCCCCCCACCTTATAAGGCTCTCCCTTTTCTGCAGAAACacttgtggtttttttccccttgggcAGCTCTTCTCCCCTTCTGGGACTCCTGCCCTTGCATTGGAGAAGGGGGGATGGGGAGCCCTGAGTGTTCAGTTCAGGGAGAGGGAACTTTCCCTCCATGGGGATCATCAAGAGAGAGTTGtggggtacagtagaaagaaccctggatttggaattagtcAGTCTCCATCTGAATCCTAGCTCTGGCACTGATTAGGCATGAGACTTGGGGCATGTTACCTCTCTTAGCCTTAATTTCTCCAACTGtaaatgaaatggttggactagCATAGGGGTCCTtagcttttttgtgtgtcatggatcccctcggcagtctggtgaagccgtGGACCCCTTCTTAAAatcctgtttttaaatgcataaaacaaagtacataggattacaaggcAAACTGATGCTATTGAAAGACATTtctcaaaatatctttaaaaacaagTCCATAGACTCCTAGGTGAGGAGGAACCCCCGGGtcactagattatctctaaggctACTCCCAACTCTCCATTCTACGACCATGGAATGAGAATGTGGGCTGGAGGAAGGAACTTGGATCTCGTACCAGGGTAAAAGGGCATTCAGTCTAAATCTCTTGGACATGATGTCTGTGGGTGACTAACACCGCGTCAGCATCAGGGCTGTGGGCTGTCCTCAccattctcctccctccctcctttttgttGTAGGCTTCACCATTTATAGAATGGACCTCTTGGGCTCTGAAGTCACCATCAGCCTGGCTTGGAGGATGGGATCTGCTGAGGCCCCTACCCCCAGAAAAGCCCATTTTGGGGCTTTCCAGGGTGTccaccccctccccgccccagccCTTTCTTTATCCTCAGGGAAACCAAGGCCTCCAACCCCAGGGAACCCTTTCCCCTTCAAGAAAATTGTCTCTTCTTCTGCTATGATTTTGGCTTCCTTTGCCTCCTGATCAGTCTTCATCCTTAATGAGGATTAGTGGAGGGGACTTTGGGGATTTCGACATAATCTGATAGAGCTCTATGAACACTGGGTGCAGGGGCAACTTAGGAAACTTGGAAGACAGTGCTGATTGGTAGGTAGGAAGAGAGGTCCCTCGTGGATCTTCACAAACCtccctctctacctcagttttctttttggtacaaTGGGCAGATGATtgataggaaggaagaagaattctAGGTGCTTCCAGTCATGATAATGGGGAGTGGGATGTTGGGAAGGTTGGAATGATTCACCATCAAGGTACATTTAGAATATCTGAGTAATGACCCCTCCCTCAGCAATAGGCATTGTCACCCCCATACCACCCCCACTAAGGAACAGGTGACCATCCTGTCATGGAGTAATTAAGAGGTTTTATCATCTCTTTATAAAGGTATgaatgagcacacacacacacacacacacacacacacacacacacacccctcttgtCTTTGGTTCTAAAAGGGCTCATTGCATTGATCCCAGGCAAGGGAGTAAGtaaggaacattttaaaaatcaggagagggaaagaggtgaCAGGCTGGGGTCACAGATCAGACAAGCTAGGAGGgctctggccctgcccccaagcCTGGAACTGTGAGCTACTTACCTCACTGCTTTTATGGCTTGGGacagacaag from Trichosurus vulpecula isolate mTriVul1 chromosome 1, mTriVul1.pri, whole genome shotgun sequence includes:
- the CNN1 gene encoding calponin-1, which encodes MSTAHFNRGPAYGLSAEVKNKLAQKYDPRREQELRAWIEEVTGRRIGPNFMDGLKDGIILCEFINKLQPGSVRKVNESTQNWHQLENIGNFIKAITKYGVKPHDIFEANDLFENTNHTQVQSTLIALASVAKTKGNKVNMGVKYAEKQERKFQPEKLKEGRNIIGLQMGTNKFASQQGMTAYGTRRHLYDPKLGTDQPLDQATISLQMGTNKGASQAGMTAPGTKRQIFEPTLGMEHCDTLNVSLQMGSNKGASQSGMTVYGLPRQVYDPKYCLTPEYPELGDEPTHNHHSHNYYNSA